One Fundulus heteroclitus isolate FHET01 chromosome 11, MU-UCD_Fhet_4.1, whole genome shotgun sequence DNA segment encodes these proteins:
- the st6gal1 gene encoding beta-galactoside alpha-2,6-sialyltransferase 1 isoform X2 has translation MGYKIPGAAMDRVSLLWRLRRRARRGAICMTFFCISMAMLYALCAENSVPVTDAIFGVRARTRAQPRTHSVIKVLRNGGKNTYVDPLKHPGVIASDPHRPIPVLSSLNHTNENWESPPKRTAKTKESTGFFSHLLPRPFKRALETLFSGRRKGELSGKSGEAEFFGPKGLLGEVWNEEMSSSMLGNRLKKVVQNYQAMNKYGVKVSGPGGTSNRPKLSGPELLCQLKKNVEVSTLTADLQPFSALAWATMLLPPQQLTSDLGPYKTCAVVSSAGSLRNSGLGKEIDSHDAVLRFNAAPTNGFEKDVGSKTTIRLINSQVMASDDHRFLSSSLYSSGVLVAWDPAPFSSNLSQWYNHTDYPIFSQYQRYRRLHPQQPFYILHPHVEWQLWQRIQDNMAEPIQKNPPSSGLLGTILMMSLCKVVHVYEFLPSRRKTELCHYYQHFYDAACTLGAYHPLLYEKNLVKRMNQGANRDIFVHGRVTLPGFSAMNCTTEAPREH, from the exons ATGGGCTACAAG ATTCCTGGAGCGGCAATGGACAGGGTCAGCCTGCTGTGGCGTCTGAGGCGTCGAGCTCGCCGCGGGGCCATCTGCATGACCTTCTTCTGCATCTCGATGGCAATGCTCTATGCCCTGTGTGCTGAAAACAGCGTTCCTGTCACAGACGCCATCTTCGGCGTGCGAGCACGTACCCGGGCTCAGCCTCGTACGCACTCGGTCATCAAG GTGCTgcgaaatggaggaaaaaacacGTACGTAGACCCTCTGAAGCACCCAGGTGTTATTGCAAGTGACCCTCACCGTCCAatccctgtgctgtcctcactcAACCACACCAATGAGAACTGGGAGTCTCCACCAAAGcgaacagcaaaaacaaaagagtcTACTGGGTTTTTTTCCCACCTGCTGCCCCGCCCCTTCAAACGAGCGCTGGAGACTCTATTCAGCGGCCGCCGTAAAGGGGAGCTAAGCGGCAAGTCGGGGGAAGCGGAGTTCTTCGGGCCTAAAGGGCTTTtgggagaggtgtggaatgaagAGATGTCCAGCAGCATGCTGGGAAACAGGCTGAAGAAGGTGGTGCAGAACTATCAG GCAATGAATAAATATGGAGTCAAGGTGTCTGGTCCCGGTGGCACGTCCAACCGGCCAAAGCTGAGTGGACCCGAGCTACTCTGCCAGCTCAAGAAAAACGTAGAAGTCAGCACTTTGACGGCGGACCTTCAGCCTTTCTCTGCGTTGGCCTGGGCCAcaatgctgctgccaccacaacAGTTGACCTCCGACCTCGGGCCGTACAAGACCTGTGCCGTGGTGTCATCTGCAGGGTCGCTGCGCAATTCTGGACTGGGCAAAGAGATCG ACTCTCATGATGCGGTGCTACGGTTCAATGCTGCACCCACCAACGGCTTCGAGAAAGATGTTGGCTCCAAAACAACCATTCGCCTCATCAACTCGCAG GTGATGGCGTCTGATGACCATCGTTTCCTGTCCAGTTCTCTGTACAGCTCGGGTGTTCTGGTCGCCTGGGACCCCGCCCCCTTTTCTTCCAATCTCAGTCAG TGGTACAACCACACAGATTATCCCATCTTCAGCCAGTACCAGAGATACAGGAGGCTTCACCCACAGCAGCCTTTCTACATCCTGCATCCTCATGTGGAGTGGCAGCTGTGGCAGCGGATTCAGGACAACATGGCTGAACCCATACAGAAGAACCCGCCCTCCTCCGGCCTTCTGG GCACCATCCTGATGATGTCGCTGTGCAAGGTAGTGCACGTCTACGAGTTTCTGCCGTCCCGCAGGAAGACGGAGCTCTGCCACTACTACCAGCATTTCTACGACGCCGCCTGCACGCTTGGCGCTTACCACCCGCTGTTGTACGAGAAGAACCTGGTCAAACGCATGAACCAGGGCGCGAACCGGGACATCTTTGTTCACGGACGCGTCACGCTGCCTGGGTTCAGCGCCATGAACTGTACCACGGAAGCACCGCGGGAGCACTGA
- the st6gal1 gene encoding beta-galactoside alpha-2,6-sialyltransferase 1 isoform X1: MDRVSLLWRLRRRARRGAICMTFFCISMAMLYALCAENSVPVTDAIFGVRARTRAQPRTHSVIKVLRNGGKNTYVDPLKHPGVIASDPHRPIPVLSSLNHTNENWESPPKRTAKTKESTGFFSHLLPRPFKRALETLFSGRRKGELSGKSGEAEFFGPKGLLGEVWNEEMSSSMLGNRLKKVVQNYQAMNKYGVKVSGPGGTSNRPKLSGPELLCQLKKNVEVSTLTADLQPFSALAWATMLLPPQQLTSDLGPYKTCAVVSSAGSLRNSGLGKEIDSHDAVLRFNAAPTNGFEKDVGSKTTIRLINSQVMASDDHRFLSSSLYSSGVLVAWDPAPFSSNLSQWYNHTDYPIFSQYQRYRRLHPQQPFYILHPHVEWQLWQRIQDNMAEPIQKNPPSSGLLGTILMMSLCKVVHVYEFLPSRRKTELCHYYQHFYDAACTLGAYHPLLYEKNLVKRMNQGANRDIFVHGRVTLPGFSAMNCTTEAPREH, encoded by the exons ATGGACAGGGTCAGCCTGCTGTGGCGTCTGAGGCGTCGAGCTCGCCGCGGGGCCATCTGCATGACCTTCTTCTGCATCTCGATGGCAATGCTCTATGCCCTGTGTGCTGAAAACAGCGTTCCTGTCACAGACGCCATCTTCGGCGTGCGAGCACGTACCCGGGCTCAGCCTCGTACGCACTCGGTCATCAAG GTGCTgcgaaatggaggaaaaaacacGTACGTAGACCCTCTGAAGCACCCAGGTGTTATTGCAAGTGACCCTCACCGTCCAatccctgtgctgtcctcactcAACCACACCAATGAGAACTGGGAGTCTCCACCAAAGcgaacagcaaaaacaaaagagtcTACTGGGTTTTTTTCCCACCTGCTGCCCCGCCCCTTCAAACGAGCGCTGGAGACTCTATTCAGCGGCCGCCGTAAAGGGGAGCTAAGCGGCAAGTCGGGGGAAGCGGAGTTCTTCGGGCCTAAAGGGCTTTtgggagaggtgtggaatgaagAGATGTCCAGCAGCATGCTGGGAAACAGGCTGAAGAAGGTGGTGCAGAACTATCAG GCAATGAATAAATATGGAGTCAAGGTGTCTGGTCCCGGTGGCACGTCCAACCGGCCAAAGCTGAGTGGACCCGAGCTACTCTGCCAGCTCAAGAAAAACGTAGAAGTCAGCACTTTGACGGCGGACCTTCAGCCTTTCTCTGCGTTGGCCTGGGCCAcaatgctgctgccaccacaacAGTTGACCTCCGACCTCGGGCCGTACAAGACCTGTGCCGTGGTGTCATCTGCAGGGTCGCTGCGCAATTCTGGACTGGGCAAAGAGATCG ACTCTCATGATGCGGTGCTACGGTTCAATGCTGCACCCACCAACGGCTTCGAGAAAGATGTTGGCTCCAAAACAACCATTCGCCTCATCAACTCGCAG GTGATGGCGTCTGATGACCATCGTTTCCTGTCCAGTTCTCTGTACAGCTCGGGTGTTCTGGTCGCCTGGGACCCCGCCCCCTTTTCTTCCAATCTCAGTCAG TGGTACAACCACACAGATTATCCCATCTTCAGCCAGTACCAGAGATACAGGAGGCTTCACCCACAGCAGCCTTTCTACATCCTGCATCCTCATGTGGAGTGGCAGCTGTGGCAGCGGATTCAGGACAACATGGCTGAACCCATACAGAAGAACCCGCCCTCCTCCGGCCTTCTGG GCACCATCCTGATGATGTCGCTGTGCAAGGTAGTGCACGTCTACGAGTTTCTGCCGTCCCGCAGGAAGACGGAGCTCTGCCACTACTACCAGCATTTCTACGACGCCGCCTGCACGCTTGGCGCTTACCACCCGCTGTTGTACGAGAAGAACCTGGTCAAACGCATGAACCAGGGCGCGAACCGGGACATCTTTGTTCACGGACGCGTCACGCTGCCTGGGTTCAGCGCCATGAACTGTACCACGGAAGCACCGCGGGAGCACTGA